A stretch of Oscillatoria nigro-viridis PCC 7112 DNA encodes these proteins:
- a CDS encoding IS630 family transposase (programmed frameshift), which produces MKTYSIDFRQKIMDVYHNEPLSQRAIANRFCVALSFVQKLVKQYRETQNIAPRTERCGVKLKLNAEQLLILAELIEENNDATLEELRYLLYQKIGFTISVATMGRMAKLLNMTFKKKTLFPSAKGTDRVQGLRYEFWQKVREVCFKDLIFIDESGVNLAMVRLYARSLKGSRARGQKPNKRGKNVSIIGAISVNEVLTSVNLIGTTDTITFEAFIIRKLVPKLWKGACVVMDNCTIHTSEEIEKAIKSQGAKIIYLSPYSPDFSPIEHLWSKLKNILRSIKTTNYRELAKAIEFAFNQVTLSDMRNWFTHCCYCTSSL; this is translated from the exons ATGAAAACTTATTCGATTGATTTTAGACAAAAAATTATGGATGTGTACCATAATGAACCGCTGTCACAAAGAGCAATAGCTAACCGTTTTTGTGTGGCCCTAAGTTTCGTCCAAAAATTGGTTAAGCAGTATCGTGAGACCCAAAACATTGCTCCTCGAACTGAGCGATGCGGAGTCAAATTGAAACTCAATGCAGAACAACTACTGATTTTAGCCGAATTGATTGAAGAAAATAATGATGCAACTCTCGAAGAACTCCGTTATTTACTGTACCAGAAAATTGGTTTTACCATCAGCGTGGCAACGATGGGAAGAATGGCAAAACTCTTAAACATGACTTTTA AAAAAAAAACTCTCTTTCCGAGCGCGAAAGGCACTGACCGAGTTCAGGGTCTGCGATATGAGTTCTGGCAAAAAGTCCGAGAAGTTTGTTTTAAAGACTTAATATTCATTGATGAATCAGGAGTCAACTTAGCAATGGTTAGGTTATATGCTCGTTCTCTAAAAGGTTCAAGGGCTCGGGGACAAAAACCAAATAAACGGGGGAAAAATGTCTCAATAATTGGAGCTATATCAGTCAATGAAGTCCTAACATCAGTCAACTTAATAGGTACAACTGATACAATTACATTTGAGGCTTTTATCATCCGAAAGCTCGTACCAAAACTCTGGAAAGGTGCTTGTGTAGTGATGGACAATTGTACTATTCACACAAGCGAAGAAATAGAAAAAGCCATCAAAAGTCAAGGGGCAAAAATAATATACTTATCACCATATTCGCCCGACTTCTCACCAATTGAACATTTATGGTCAAAACTCAAAAACATTCTCCGTTCTATCAAGACGACTAATTACCGAGAATTAGCAAAAGCGATAGAGTTTGCCTTCAATCAAGTTACATTATCCGATATGAGGAATTGGTTTACTCACTGCTGTTATTGTACCTCATCTTTATGA
- a CDS encoding ATP-binding protein yields the protein MNANTIDNWSSGNYRYLIASAAGVRLVLENFVARRQDESRSSEEAAIQAAIEVAETLLPKPSALQQLCREFKLSDFERNVLLLCVATELDPCFADLCAQAQESAALSYPTFNLAMSALSMPHWDAISPDSPLRYWQLIEVVRHRETLSSSQLQINERILHYLMGVDCLDAAFKGIIEPVSISSGKMVRSPSLSLTQSHFTLASQIAGIWTENRVRQSSNFAFDSLPITARPLPIVQLCGSEVASKTEIALAACELANLKLAAVSTAVIPTVTAELNELILLWQREAKLNQYALLLDCDEMELQDAAKENAIAQFIAKISSPLIIATLDRRRASRNPFITFDVNPPTKQEQLEIWQNALGKIAPILNGQVELLVEQFNLNAPTIYAVCDEAIGFTSEIVGTDFTDKLAPQETIKIDRSAAIQNRLWDTCRAQSRPQLDDLAQRILPAASWDDLVLPATAHNTLQEIAAHVRQRTKVYGQWGFASKGGRGLGISALFAGMSGTGKTMSAEVLATELQLDLYRIDLSSVVSKYIGETEKNLRRVFDAAEGGATILLFDEADAIFGKRSDVKDSHDRYANMEVSYLLQRMESYQGLAILTTNLKDSLDTAFLRRIRFVVKYAFPDTKERAEIWRRVFPKNTPTESLDFARLGRLNVAGGNIRNIALNAAFMAAEAGEAVMMKHLLTATKAEYIKLERTLTDEEIKGWV from the coding sequence ATGAACGCCAACACGATCGATAACTGGTCATCTGGTAACTATCGCTACCTGATAGCGTCGGCTGCTGGAGTACGCTTAGTATTAGAAAATTTTGTTGCACGACGGCAAGATGAGTCGCGATCGAGCGAAGAAGCCGCCATTCAAGCAGCAATTGAGGTCGCCGAAACCCTGCTTCCGAAACCATCAGCCCTGCAACAGCTCTGTCGCGAATTTAAACTATCAGATTTTGAGCGTAATGTGTTGCTGCTATGCGTTGCTACAGAGTTAGATCCTTGTTTTGCCGATTTGTGCGCCCAAGCTCAGGAATCTGCGGCACTGAGTTACCCTACATTTAATCTGGCAATGTCAGCTTTGAGTATGCCTCATTGGGATGCTATTTCTCCAGATAGTCCGTTACGCTACTGGCAGTTAATTGAAGTAGTGCGCCATCGAGAAACTCTCAGCAGCAGCCAGTTGCAAATTAACGAGCGAATTTTGCACTATTTAATGGGAGTAGATTGTTTGGATGCAGCATTTAAAGGTATTATCGAACCAGTGTCTATTAGTAGTGGAAAAATGGTGCGATCGCCCAGCCTGTCGTTAACTCAATCGCACTTCACGCTAGCATCCCAAATAGCAGGAATTTGGACGGAGAACAGAGTCCGCCAGTCAAGCAATTTTGCTTTTGACTCATTACCAATTACCGCTCGCCCGCTACCGATCGTACAATTATGCGGCAGTGAAGTAGCATCTAAAACCGAAATTGCGCTCGCTGCCTGTGAACTAGCCAATCTGAAATTAGCAGCCGTATCTACCGCTGTAATTCCGACCGTTACCGCCGAATTGAACGAGTTAATATTACTGTGGCAGAGAGAAGCGAAGCTGAATCAATATGCTTTGCTATTAGACTGCGATGAAATGGAACTCCAAGACGCAGCTAAAGAAAATGCTATCGCTCAATTTATTGCCAAGATTTCCAGTCCGTTAATTATCGCAACGCTCGATCGGCGCAGAGCCTCAAGAAATCCTTTCATTACTTTTGATGTCAATCCTCCCACAAAACAAGAACAACTAGAAATCTGGCAAAATGCTTTGGGAAAAATCGCTCCAATTCTCAACGGACAAGTAGAATTATTAGTAGAACAATTCAACCTCAATGCTCCAACAATTTATGCTGTTTGTGATGAAGCGATCGGTTTTACTTCAGAAATAGTCGGAACGGATTTTACAGATAAGTTGGCCCCACAGGAAACAATTAAGATCGATCGGTCTGCCGCCATCCAAAATCGATTGTGGGACACCTGTCGCGCTCAATCCCGTCCACAATTAGATGACTTAGCGCAACGCATTTTACCCGCTGCAAGTTGGGACGATTTAGTATTACCAGCAACAGCGCACAATACCTTGCAAGAAATTGCCGCTCACGTCAGACAGCGCACCAAAGTTTACGGACAATGGGGATTTGCTAGTAAAGGAGGGCGGGGTTTGGGAATTAGCGCTTTATTTGCCGGAATGTCTGGCACTGGAAAAACGATGTCAGCAGAGGTATTAGCAACAGAATTGCAACTGGATCTTTACCGGATTGACTTAAGTTCTGTAGTTAGCAAATATATCGGCGAAACTGAGAAGAATTTGCGCCGGGTTTTCGATGCTGCTGAAGGTGGAGCGACAATTTTGTTATTTGACGAAGCTGACGCGATTTTTGGCAAACGTTCGGATGTTAAAGACAGTCACGATCGCTATGCTAATATGGAAGTTAGCTATCTGTTGCAGCGGATGGAATCCTACCAAGGTTTAGCTATTTTAACGACAAATTTAAAAGATTCTTTAGATACAGCTTTTCTGCGCCGCATTAGATTTGTAGTGAAGTATGCTTTTCCAGATACTAAGGAGCGGGCTGAAATTTGGCGACGAGTTTTCCCGAAAAATACGCCGACAGAGAGTTTAGATTTTGCCAGATTAGGACGGTTAAATGTAGCAGGTGGAAATATTCGCAATATTGCCTTGAATGCAGCTTTTATGGCTGCTGAGGCTGGGGAAGCGGTGATGATGAAACATTTATTAACAGCAACTAAGGCTGAGTATATTAAGTTGGAGAGAACTTTAACCGATGAGGAAATTAAAGGTTGGGTGTAA